The following coding sequences lie in one Crassostrea angulata isolate pt1a10 chromosome 10, ASM2561291v2, whole genome shotgun sequence genomic window:
- the LOC128166479 gene encoding uncharacterized protein LOC128166479: MLLSRKLKIFSILTFAGVVFMTISFVSPGWLNCKVSFIEPFIQLDSSVYFDGYPTGAHLSAGLWYFSLCIDKISPPGSMEEEKCHLSAYPFNFERLFSHLVLDPSYHQVRGPTRNIMLEIQIMSSIGIFCAVLGFIGAIVYTRTLTKSRYAGLLSCISLSISGGTYIAAIVKTAIATHVYKDIVRKYSVWRYDNFQLYCPWGLLLGGIGCFLILVSALGHLCILSRNRTTDDIHVYHIHKGTNQGIISQHSYTTIAPPGYHATVGLKVPLVGSMEKNEEASFVSYK, translated from the exons ATGTTGCTGAGTCGGAAGTTGAAGATATTTTCGATACTGACTTTCGCTGGAGTGGTTTTTATGACAATATCTTTCGTCAGTCCGGGATGGTTGAATTGTAAAGTGAGTTTTATAGAGCCTTTCATCCAGCTTGACTCATCAGTATATTTTGACGGATACCCTACTGGAGCTCATCTGTCAGCAGGACTGTGGTATTTCAGCTTATGCATTGATAAAATAAGTCCACCTGGATCAATGGAAGAAGAGAAATGTCACTTGTCAGCATACCCCTTTAACTTTGAAAGACTGTTTTCACATCTAGTTTTAGATCCATCGTATCATCAAGTCAGAG GACCGACTAGAAACATTATGCTGGAAATCCAGATAATGTCCTCGATTGGAATTTTCTGTGCAGTTCTTGGCTTCATTGGGGCCATTGTATACACACGGACTTTAACGAAATCCAGATATGCTGGATTGTTGTCCTGCATCAGTCTCTCCATCTCGG GTGGGACATATATCGCAGCAATAGTGAAGACAGCAATTGCAACTCATGTTTACAAAGACATTGTAAGGAAGTACAGTGTTTGGAGGTATGataattttcaattatattgtCCATGGGGTCTCCTTCTTGGAGGAATTGGATGCTTCTTAATCCTTGTCTCAGCTCTTGGTCACCTGTGTATCCTGTCCAGAAACAGAACAACTGACGACATACACGTGTACCATATCCACAAAGGAACGAACCAAGGAATCATCTCGCAGCATTCTTACACGACCATAGCGCCACCAGGATACCACGCGACTGTTGGGTTAAAGGTGCCACTTGTTGGCAGTATGGAGAAAAATGAGGAGGCGAGCTTTGTTtcatacaaatga
- the LOC128168370 gene encoding ATP-dependent DNA helicase RecQ-like isoform X2, with protein sequence MAELDVVNRVCRKFNVKSLTEQQISAIDALNRGRDTFLGTKTGSGKSLVYESSPVVLGENGVTTVIAPLNSIMSEQIERLDKLGYRAVQISNDTDREAVTNGYFQFVFGSPEYLVGDDKWRDVLRSNIFTPKHNLIVVDEAHTVIQWGLEHDQEGPFREWFAHIGEMRSLCIGVPLLALTATASPTHRRQIMKNLCFRDHSCVILDSPDRPNIKLNVLKVKNNVDLENVFHWLTTALVEKREYLQRHLIFCNSIKDCASIYMLFFKNMWI encoded by the exons ATGGCGGAATTAGATGTTGTGAACCGAGTTTGTagaaaattcaatgtaaaatcGTTGACGGAACAGCAAATTTCGGCAATCGATGCGCTCAACAGAGGAAGAGACACATTTTTAGGAACAAAGACGGGGAGTGGGAAATCTCTAGTGTACGAAAGCTCTCCAGTTGTTCTCGGAGAGAATGGTGTTACGACTGTGATTGCTCCACTTAACAGTATTATGTCTGAACAAATAGAGAGACTGGACAAGCTTGGGTACAGAGCTGTGCAGATATCAAATGACACTGATAGGGAGGCTGTAACGAACGGCTATTTTCAGTTTGTATTTGGGAGTCCTGAATATCTCGTCGGTGATGACAAATGGAGAGATGTCTTGAGAAGTAATATATTCACACCAAAACACAATTTGATAGTGGTCGATGAGGCCCACACCGTCATCCAAtg GGGGCTAGAACATGATCAAGAAGGGCCATTTAGAGAGTGGTTTGCGCACATAGGAGAGATGCGATCTTTATGCATCGGGGTACCATTACTGGCACTGACAGCTACAGCTAGCCCCACACACAGACGCCAGATTATGAAGAATCTGTGTTTTCGTGATCATTCTTGTGTAATTTTAGACAGCCCTGATAGgccaaatataaaattaaatgtattgaaagttaaaaataatgtagatttaGAAAATGTGTTCCATTGGTTAACAACTGCTTTAGTTGAGAAAAGAGAATATTTGCAgagacatttaatattttgtaactCTATTAAGGACTGTGCATCAATTtatatgcttttttttaaaaatatgtggatctaa
- the LOC128168370 gene encoding uncharacterized protein LOC128168370 isoform X3 gives MYHSKTSDATKEKIRKDMLEANGKIRVLICTNAAGMGVNFQNVNNIVHYGPPRDLDTLVQQMGRAGRDGTQSNEHFIIYKANQLKKVDDDIVSALQPLTRDFNTATQGLDFIPNSDGFYDIFPKTGTRCHTGLNSYDFEERLYHGGTYLAAIVNTATATPNSPEVYYMDTKIYNVQYYCAWGLFLGGFGCVLVLVSALGHLNLEWQKKLRSK, from the exons aTGTATCACAGTAAAACAAGTGATGCCACTAAAGAAAAAATTCGTAAAGACATGCTTGAAGCTAATGGTAAAATAAGAGTGTTAATCTGTACAAATGCAGCAGGAATGGgtgttaattttcaaaatgtcaatAATATTGTTCACTATGGTCCACCAAGAGATTTGGACACTTTGGTGCAACAGATGGGCCGTGCTGGCAGAGATGGAACACAATCAAATGAACATTTCATTATCTACAAAGCAAATCAACTTAAAAAGGTGGATGACGAT attGTCTCTGCTTTACAGCCTCTCACCAGGGATTTTAATACAGCCACCCAGGGACT AGATTTCATACCCAACAGCGACGGGTTCTATGATATCTTCCCGAAGACCGGGACAAGATGTCACACAGGCTTAAACTCTTATGACTTTGAAGAGCGGTTATACCATG GTGGAACCTATCTTGCAGCGATAGTGAATACAGCTACAGCAACCCCAAATTCTCCAGAAGTGTACTACATGGACACAAAGATTTATAATGTCCAATATTATTGTGCATGGGGTCTCTTTTTGGGAGGATTTGGGTGTGTCTTAGTTCTTGTCTCCGCTCTTGGGCACCT AAATTTAGAATGGCAGAAGAAACTTCGTTCtaagtaa
- the LOC128168368 gene encoding uncharacterized protein LOC128168368 isoform X3 has product MNHHQQTKQNQNIYQQFYKPSSAADQGTLFQLRNVLQRRDVSGPDGVTEKFRSHMTFIRDCLDAFLLTACMEVLDIKSLDEKPKRTILPDLLHLQREEEQHDWIKELCFQILDSFIYIEEDNLPTVTAQAAEMDNQELLISEMYEVESKQYTCTCDRKYKTKGHFKRHLQNEHNWVFHTATEESSESPSSKQDRIALWRSSFMKLALLLRDTEDAYKFGDGTRIFRNAKFEMMCADVANHSKYKLWLWRLLAYECALLSPREAFEYKWNCSSNIHGVLGKNIPNDNLVEICVHVIKKKMREQGANLTYESAKKIASCVQMQEEIRISVQQQLGMKTSGQTKPSVDKKKDLQLIINELRANDIFSYIPGRKFNAFKDFKDTFSRINLVNLHKWITSQKERASFEQQQ; this is encoded by the exons ATGAACCACCATCAGCAGACAAAACAGAATCAG AACATTTATCAGCAATTCTACAAGCCCTCATCAGCTGCAGATCAAGGGACTTTGTTTCAGTTGCGAAATGTCCTGCAGAGACGAGACGTTAGTGGCCCAGATGGCGTCACTGAGAAGTTCAG GTCTCATATGACATTCATCAGGGACTGTTTAGATGCATTTCTTCTCACAGCGTGTATGGAAGTATTAGACATCAAAAGCCTTGATGAAAAACCTAAAAGGACCATTCTCCCTGATTTGTTACATCTTCAAAGAGAAGAAGAACAGCATGATTGGATAAAAGAACTATGTTTCCAGATTTTAGACTCCTTTATCTACATTGAAGAAG ATAATTTGCCAACTGTCACAGCACAAGCTGCTGAGATGGACAACCAGGAGCTGTTGATCAGTGAAATGTATGAAGTTGAATCGAAGcagtacacatgtacatgtgatcGAAAGTACAAGACAAAAGGTCACTTTAAGAGACATTTGCAAAATGAACATAACTGGGTGTTTCATACAGCAACTGAGGAATCATCTGAATCACCATCATCTAAACAAGACCGCATAGCACTATGGCGCTCTTCATTTATGAAACTTGCGTTATTACTGAGGGACACAGAAGATGCTTACAAGTTTGGTGATGGCACACGTATATTCAGAAATGCTAAGTTTGAAATGATGTGTGCTGATGTTGCTAACCATTCCAAATATAAACTGTGGCTGTGGAGACTCTTAGCATATGAATGTGCTCTTCTGTCACCACGTGAGGCATTTGAGTACAAGTGGAATTGTTCCTCAAATATTCATGGAGTGTTGGGGAAAAATATCCCTAATGACAATCTCGTTGaaatatgtgtacatgtgaTCAAGAAAAAAATGCGGGAACAAGGTGCTAATCTTACTTATGAAAGTGCTAAGAAGATTGCCTCATGTGTGCAAATGCAGGAAGAAATAAGGATCAGTGTTCAGCAGCAACTTGGCATGAAAACTTCAGGTCAAACCAAACCAAGTGTGGACAAGAAAAAAGATCTTCAACTTATTATCAACGAACTTAGAGCTAATGACATATTTAGCTACATTCCTGGGagaaaatttaatgcatttaaagattttaaggACACTTTTTCACGCATTAATTTGGTTAATCTCCATAAATGGATAACAAGCCAAAAAGAACGAGCTAGTTTTGAACAGCAACAGTAG
- the LOC128168368 gene encoding uncharacterized protein LOC128168368 isoform X2 has translation MFPVQDVIVDVSSFFNSFGWLILNIYQQFYKPSSAADQGTLFQLRNVLQRRDVSGPDGVTEKFRSHMTFIRDCLDAFLLTACMEVLDIKSLDEKPKRTILPDLLHLQREEEQHDWIKELCFQILDSFIYIEEDNLPTVTAQAAEMDNQELLISEMYEVESKQYTCTCDRKYKTKGHFKRHLQNEHNWVFHTATEESSESPSSKQDRIALWRSSFMKLALLLRDTEDAYKFGDGTRIFRNAKFEMMCADVANHSKYKLWLWRLLAYECALLSPREAFEYKWNCSSNIHGVLGKNIPNDNLVEICVHVIKKKMREQGANLTYESAKKIASCVQMQEEIRISVQQQLGMKTSGQTKPSVDKKKDLQLIINELRANDIFSYIPGRKFNAFKDFKDTFSRINLVNLHKWITSQKERASFEQQQ, from the exons ATGTTTCCTGTTCAAGATGTTATTGTTGATGTTAGcagtttttttaattcttttggaTGGCTTATATTA AACATTTATCAGCAATTCTACAAGCCCTCATCAGCTGCAGATCAAGGGACTTTGTTTCAGTTGCGAAATGTCCTGCAGAGACGAGACGTTAGTGGCCCAGATGGCGTCACTGAGAAGTTCAG GTCTCATATGACATTCATCAGGGACTGTTTAGATGCATTTCTTCTCACAGCGTGTATGGAAGTATTAGACATCAAAAGCCTTGATGAAAAACCTAAAAGGACCATTCTCCCTGATTTGTTACATCTTCAAAGAGAAGAAGAACAGCATGATTGGATAAAAGAACTATGTTTCCAGATTTTAGACTCCTTTATCTACATTGAAGAAG ATAATTTGCCAACTGTCACAGCACAAGCTGCTGAGATGGACAACCAGGAGCTGTTGATCAGTGAAATGTATGAAGTTGAATCGAAGcagtacacatgtacatgtgatcGAAAGTACAAGACAAAAGGTCACTTTAAGAGACATTTGCAAAATGAACATAACTGGGTGTTTCATACAGCAACTGAGGAATCATCTGAATCACCATCATCTAAACAAGACCGCATAGCACTATGGCGCTCTTCATTTATGAAACTTGCGTTATTACTGAGGGACACAGAAGATGCTTACAAGTTTGGTGATGGCACACGTATATTCAGAAATGCTAAGTTTGAAATGATGTGTGCTGATGTTGCTAACCATTCCAAATATAAACTGTGGCTGTGGAGACTCTTAGCATATGAATGTGCTCTTCTGTCACCACGTGAGGCATTTGAGTACAAGTGGAATTGTTCCTCAAATATTCATGGAGTGTTGGGGAAAAATATCCCTAATGACAATCTCGTTGaaatatgtgtacatgtgaTCAAGAAAAAAATGCGGGAACAAGGTGCTAATCTTACTTATGAAAGTGCTAAGAAGATTGCCTCATGTGTGCAAATGCAGGAAGAAATAAGGATCAGTGTTCAGCAGCAACTTGGCATGAAAACTTCAGGTCAAACCAAACCAAGTGTGGACAAGAAAAAAGATCTTCAACTTATTATCAACGAACTTAGAGCTAATGACATATTTAGCTACATTCCTGGGagaaaatttaatgcatttaaagattttaaggACACTTTTTCACGCATTAATTTGGTTAATCTCCATAAATGGATAACAAGCCAAAAAGAACGAGCTAGTTTTGAACAGCAACAGTAG
- the LOC128168368 gene encoding uncharacterized protein LOC128168368 isoform X1: protein MLKKELVKLMLSDLNSQCQILCKTSKPSVLRGQDEIHFKFESVCSELKERAPMLYDVLQTVTRKRNISRLAVAASVLLWNRNIHMSQVHQIIGQILDHGGATDETIQTLAEMGLSIGPQSVSKKRGKLVLQNTEKLNDNFQKQIRQTVLNHSISMSKRAERSVMEYEPPSADKTESGTTDVHFFDMVNSFKTPQANKYFTCPSDHSCLTVSSNDYVTRKEFCTDVPKSEPVHVLCNPTTELKSLTLNTKLGSIEFPSLPSRHLNHFQLNESVDVVANSERSRVILKDFITRNADQISPTIPRFEIIGDNLDHTISPTNMTKDKQRKSLHWFLNVAVQRRVLADDLPCDKPKADIMKVANSNFLPSREDCESFHINMIHHIAQVITKYIDCLQPYSQCIPKYIDHPYVKELSEKSKYSIVDLLDKSENKSDDMISILEHVHRKYVPHAGEDVVEKIVFGGDVLTNERAYSSQLAMMNNESELNRLAGVVHRPEGLHRIMNLLLVS, encoded by the exons ATGCTGAAAAAAGAACTGGTTAAGTTGATGCTGTCTGATCTAAACAGCCAATGCCAAATTTTATGCAAGACATCAAAACCTTCAGTATTGCGTGGTCAAGATGAAATTCACTTTAAGTTTGAGAGCGTCTGTAGTGAGCTGAAAGAGAGAGCACCAATGTTGTACGATGTACTCCAAACAGTTACCagaaagagaaatatttccagATTAGCTGTAGCTGCATCAGTTCTGCTTTGGAACAGAAACATACATATGTCACAAGTACATCAAATCATCGGACAAATTCTAGACCATGGAGGTGCAACAGATGAG ACTATTCAAACTCTCGCTGAAATGGGATTATCCATCGGGCCACAGTCAGTGTCAAAGAAACGAGGAAAACTTGTCCTACAAAATACAGAAAAGCTGAATGACAATTTCCAGAAGCAGATTCGCCAAACTGTGTTGAACCATTCAATATCGATGAGCAAGAGAGCAGAGAGGTCAGTCATGGAGTATGAACCACCATCAGCAGACAAAACAGAATCAGGTACAACTGATGTTCATTTCTTTGATATGGTGAATTCATTTAAAACTCCACAGGCAAATAAGTATTTTACATGTCCATCTGACCATTCTTGCCTGACAGTATCAAGCAATGATTATGTAACAAGAAAAGAATTTTGTACTGATGTACCCAAGTCAgaaccagtacatgtattatgtaatcCAACTACAGAGTTGAAATCACTGACTTTAAACACCAAACTTGGTAGCATAGAATTTCCAAGTTTACCGTCAAGGCACCTGAATCATTTTCAGTTAAATGAATCAGTAGATGTAGTTGCCAATAGTGAAAGGAGCAGAGTGATTTTGAAAGACTTTATTACAAGAAATGCTGATCAGATTTCACCCACTATTCCAAGGTTTGAAATCATTGGAGACAATTTAGACCACACCATATCACCAACAAATATGACAAAAGATAAACAGAGAAAAAGTCTTCATTGGTTTTTAAATGTGGCAGTACAAAGGAGAGTGTTGGCAGATGATTTACCGTGTGATAAGCCCAAAGCAGACATTATGAAGGTAGCTAACAGCAACTTCTTGCCTAGTAGGGAAGATTGTGAAagttttcatatcaatatgatCCATCATATTGCGCAAGTCATTACCAAGTACATTGACTGTCTGCAGCCATATTCACAATGCATTCCTAAGTACATTGACCACCCTTATGTAAAAGAACTatcagaaaaatcaaaatacagcATTGTTGACCTACTCGACAAGAGTGAGAATAAATCCGATGACATGATTTCAATTCTTGAACATGTGCATAGAAAATATGTTCCCCATGCAGGTGAAGATGTTGtggaaaaaattgtatttggtGGGGATGTCCTAACCAATGAACGTGCATATTCCAGCCAGCTGGCTATGATGAACAATGAAAGTGAACTAAACCGCCTTGCAGGAGTTGTGCATAGACCTGAGGGTCTCCATCGAATCATGAATTTACTCTTGGTATCCTAA
- the LOC128168370 gene encoding uncharacterized protein LOC128168370 isoform X1 — MLQTMTLKGKLRIFAILPFAGVVLMTASFVSPGWVNFNVNFIEYRFLPIPPYEGPYEGYRSANSAHLTGGLWYYTVCVRDFIPNSDGFYDIFPKTGTRCHTGLNSYDFEERLYHGQKGHLMPGVQIMCSIAMFCAINGFIGTIVYTRREVKYRWTGLTAFINLSIAGGTYLAAIVNTATATPNSPEVYYMDTKIYNVQYYCAWGLFLGGFGCVLVLVSALGHLYILFRNLHATKNDVNDYQTFKVANQGTILQFPYTSMVPPRCNKTFAFNAPFFNSLQDAATSPKEKKMTK, encoded by the exons ATGCTACAGACAATGAcactgaaaggaaaactgaggATATTTGCGATACTACCTTTTGCAGGAGTCGTTTTAATGACAGCATCCTTTGTAAGTCCAGGATGGGtcaattttaatgtaaatttcattGAATACCGATTTCTGCCAATCCCCCCATACGAAGGCCCATACGAAGGCTACAGATCGGCTAATAGCGCACATTTGACGGGAGGTTTGTGGTATTACACCGTATGTGTCAGAGATTTCATACCCAACAGCGACGGGTTCTATGATATCTTCCCGAAGACCGGGACAAGATGTCACACAGGCTTAAACTCTTATGACTTTGAAGAGCGGTTATACCATG GTCAAAAAGGACACTTGATGCCAGGAGTCCAAATCATGTGTTCGATTGCTATGTTTTGTGCAATAAATGGCTTCATTGGGACTATTGTCTACACAAGAAGAGAAGTAAAATACAGATGGACTGGACTAACGGCTTTCATAAATCTATCCATTGCAG GTGGAACCTATCTTGCAGCGATAGTGAATACAGCTACAGCAACCCCAAATTCTCCAGAAGTGTACTACATGGACACAAAGATTTATAATGTCCAATATTATTGTGCATGGGGTCTCTTTTTGGGAGGATTTGGGTGTGTCTTAGTTCTTGTCTCCGCTCTTGGGCACCTGTATATTCTGTTCAGAAACTTacatgcaacaaaaaatgacgtaaaCGATTACCAGACGTTCAAAGTAGCAAACCAAGGAACCATATTACAATTCCCCTACACAAGCATGGTACCACCAAGATGCAACAAAACGTTTGCGTTCAATGCACCTTTTTTCAACAGTCTTCAAGATGCAGCTACAagtccaaaagaaaaaaaaatgaccaagtag